One window of Tenacibaculum maritimum NCIMB 2154 genomic DNA carries:
- the tssD gene encoding type VI secretion system tube protein TssD translates to MPIVAKLYIGNVERILQHVLVEYERYTRKTGRPATETLGGYVTVFFTPKGEEDHILKWMFTHRMEDKTIAYPYNLYTLKNAEVVFYQDDFDGQILFKYKLVDCLPIYYKEYFDVQRGMITELTLSAAIQYFKNLPPLIKSWNESWTPRHEYKPQSMEDTRPRMKCFYTDLEGNTQANPTTGEEIYAVVSTQNLIGQIITIDLSNHTKDFIYNGERIEDDCIKNFHITANTHKIKLKVVAQQEEAINAK, encoded by the coding sequence ATGCCTATTGTTGCTAAATTATATATTGGAAATGTAGAAAGAATACTACAACATGTATTGGTAGAATACGAGCGCTATACTCGAAAAACAGGAAGACCAGCTACTGAAACTCTTGGCGGGTATGTTACTGTTTTTTTTACACCCAAAGGAGAGGAAGATCATATTTTAAAATGGATGTTTACACATAGAATGGAGGATAAAACGATTGCGTATCCTTATAACCTATATACTTTAAAAAATGCCGAAGTGGTATTTTATCAAGACGATTTTGATGGGCAAATCCTTTTTAAATATAAGTTAGTTGATTGCTTGCCTATTTATTATAAGGAGTACTTTGATGTACAAAGGGGAATGATTACTGAGCTAACCCTTTCTGCTGCTATACAATATTTTAAAAACCTACCTCCATTAATTAAATCTTGGAATGAGTCTTGGACTCCTAGGCACGAATACAAACCTCAAAGCATGGAGGATACGAGGCCTCGAATGAAGTGTTTTTATACGGACTTAGAAGGGAATACACAAGCCAACCCCACTACAGGAGAGGAAATATATGCAGTAGTAAGCACTCAAAATTTAATAGGACAAATCATAACTATTGACCTTAGCAATCATACCAAAGACTTTATATATAATGGTGAACGAATTGAAGATGATTGTATTAAAAACTTTCATATTACCGCCAATACCCATAAAATAAAGCTAAAAGTAGTCGCACAGCAAGAAGAAGCAATTAACGCTAAATAA
- a CDS encoding LysM peptidoglycan-binding domain-containing protein: protein MSRLTVFPENRLNIKHNRVLDAYFAERISKPEYETVKETYTVKAGDHLSKIAKKKKTTVAKLKKDNNLTSNAIKVGDALIVENQKEKGTKVNFKRLNSAHLGDEVYVLVKTDNLHNYTVAINVKQGKTETPELHGNNSSLLLQHDEGESTLAKAKIGAYAHDNSITNKDDFIDWAIFKITLGSKDNKKEQEALEKLPNKKAFLFLLVDAHSPNNIKVAYNGTNPDKNGELDQRSTPNYWLDMDGNWFELKKGCDCGESLNLKFECVKYTGSSIIQYGPVYFGSISTKTYSGWKKLIENKKVTTEEREIIVAVTKNEGKLDSVQSYDSEIFSVGAIQKTVNIEGKGEFPKQVSRFKKEYPKKFEEYFEDCGWILESDTKMYFKDLNKKLDGSKLKKEIRKGFDSTTYAKKIDCKLLEPIVKVSKDVDFQSLQVVDIQKRLSRVIRLTPKKYNYKIQEFLKSKLGKAVVLDHHINRPAYVKTDLGKALDNFFIKKDKEVEEFNKKEKDKKKHKSKVSRNPNDWENNHSTYEKSILDDYGKNRRMSKSNGKSVAPSRYKHLKAEL from the coding sequence ATGAGTAGATTAACCGTATTTCCAGAAAACAGACTTAACATAAAACACAATCGCGTATTAGATGCCTATTTTGCCGAACGCATCAGTAAACCAGAATATGAAACGGTAAAAGAAACCTATACCGTAAAAGCAGGCGATCATTTAAGCAAAATAGCCAAAAAGAAAAAAACTACGGTTGCAAAACTAAAAAAAGATAATAATTTAACAAGCAATGCGATAAAAGTAGGAGATGCTTTAATAGTTGAAAATCAAAAAGAAAAAGGAACAAAAGTAAACTTTAAGCGTTTAAATTCTGCCCATTTAGGCGATGAGGTATATGTATTGGTAAAAACCGATAATTTACATAATTATACCGTTGCCATAAATGTAAAGCAAGGAAAAACCGAGACTCCAGAATTACACGGAAACAATTCATCTTTACTATTACAGCATGATGAAGGGGAAAGTACCTTAGCGAAAGCAAAAATAGGGGCGTATGCACATGATAATAGTATCACCAATAAAGATGATTTTATAGATTGGGCAATATTTAAAATAACATTGGGTAGTAAAGACAATAAAAAAGAACAAGAAGCACTTGAAAAATTACCTAATAAAAAAGCTTTTTTATTTTTATTGGTAGATGCCCATAGCCCAAATAACATAAAAGTAGCTTATAATGGTACGAATCCAGATAAAAATGGTGAATTAGACCAGCGGAGTACTCCAAACTATTGGTTGGATATGGATGGAAATTGGTTTGAGTTGAAGAAAGGCTGCGATTGTGGAGAAAGTTTAAACCTGAAATTTGAATGTGTTAAATATACAGGAAGTTCTATAATCCAATACGGACCTGTTTATTTTGGTAGTATTTCAACAAAAACATATAGTGGCTGGAAAAAATTAATCGAGAATAAAAAAGTAACAACTGAAGAAAGAGAGATTATAGTTGCTGTTACTAAAAATGAAGGAAAACTTGATTCAGTCCAGTCCTATGATAGTGAGATATTTTCAGTAGGAGCTATACAGAAAACTGTTAATATAGAAGGTAAAGGTGAATTTCCAAAGCAAGTCAGCCGTTTTAAGAAAGAGTATCCAAAGAAGTTTGAAGAATACTTTGAAGATTGTGGGTGGATATTAGAGAGTGACACAAAAATGTATTTTAAAGATTTAAATAAAAAACTAGACGGAAGTAAATTAAAAAAAGAAATAAGGAAGGGTTTTGATAGTACCACATATGCAAAAAAAATAGATTGTAAATTATTAGAACCAATAGTGAAAGTTTCCAAAGATGTTGACTTTCAGAGTTTACAGGTGGTTGATATCCAGAAAAGGTTATCAAGGGTTATTAGATTGACGCCAAAAAAATACAATTATAAAATTCAGGAGTTTCTAAAATCAAAATTAGGTAAAGCTGTTGTATTAGATCATCATATTAATAGACCTGCGTATGTGAAGACCGATTTAGGTAAGGCTTTAGATAATTTCTTTATAAAAAAGGATAAAGAAGTAGAAGAGTTTAATAAAAAAGAGAAAGATAAAAAGAAACATAAAAGCAAAGTTTCAAGAAATCCTAATGATTGGGAAAATAACCATTCGACTTATGAAAAGAGTATATTAGACGACTATGGTAAAAATAGAAGAATGTCAAAAAGTAATGGTAAGAGCGTGGCTCCTAGCAGATACAAACACTTAAAAGCAGAATTATGA
- the cas2 gene encoding CRISPR-associated endonuclease Cas2 produces MDLNAYRVMWLFVFFDLPTATKKDRKNAQLFRKQLLKNGFTMMQFSIYIRHYASSERADVHEKRIQSVLPPYGRISILRITDKQYGNMMNFWGNAQEASPPPVLQLELF; encoded by the coding sequence ATGGATTTAAATGCTTATAGAGTTATGTGGTTATTTGTTTTTTTTGATTTGCCTACAGCAACTAAAAAAGATCGGAAAAATGCACAGTTATTTCGTAAACAGCTTTTAAAAAATGGTTTTACCATGATGCAATTTTCTATATATATTAGGCATTATGCTAGCAGTGAACGTGCTGATGTACATGAAAAAAGAATACAATCTGTATTGCCTCCTTATGGAAGAATAAGTATTTTAAGAATTACAGACAAGCAGTACGGAAATATGATGAATTTTTGGGGTAACGCCCAAGAAGCGTCTCCTCCTCCTGTTTTACAACTAGAATTGTTTTAA
- a CDS encoding IS3 family transposase (programmed frameshift), producing MRKSKFSPQQIAKILKEYENGRTVEAISREHGVSSATFYKWRSKYAGMNVKELKRLKELEEENRKLKQMYATLALDHQMAKEIIEKKPLKPCVKRSLSIDLSHYGISRACRVLKMSKSVYYYKPKLQDDTPIELALKQKAIDHCEEGFWKAYKRLRNEGNPWNHKRVHRVYVALGLPLRRKVKKRLPARIKEPLIVPTELNQTWSMDFVTDVLENKKRFRGFTIIDDFNREALHIEVDFSLPSNRIVYVLNHLLKRKGKPQKIRMDNGPEFIANLTATWSAMHEIDFKYIEPVKPTQNAFIERFNGSYRRGVLNKYIFENIHQVREQTQIWMHDYNNFRPHDALDDMAPIPYAKQHCVAAAGRILKQD from the exons ATGAGGAAAAGTAAATTTAGCCCCCAGCAAATCGCAAAGATTTTAAAGGAATACGAAAACGGTAGAACCGTAGAAGCAATTTCCAGAGAACATGGAGTTAGTTCGGCAACATTTTATAAATGGCGTAGTAAATACGCAGGTATGAATGTTAAAGAGCTCAAACGTCTAAAGGAATTAGAGGAAGAAAATCGAAAATTAAAGCAAATGTATGCTACTCTTGCATTAGATCACCAAATGGCAAAGGAGATTATCGAAAAAAAGC CTTTAAAGCCTTGCGTTAAGCGCTCCTTAAGTATTGACCTTTCTCATTACGGCATAAGCAGGGCATGTCGGGTTTTAAAAATGAGTAAAAGCGTATATTATTATAAGCCAAAATTACAAGACGATACACCAATTGAATTAGCCTTAAAACAAAAGGCTATTGACCATTGTGAGGAAGGATTTTGGAAAGCTTATAAACGACTACGCAATGAAGGGAATCCATGGAATCACAAGCGAGTTCATCGAGTTTATGTAGCACTAGGTTTACCACTGAGAAGGAAGGTGAAGAAACGTTTGCCAGCAAGAATAAAAGAACCTTTAATAGTTCCTACAGAACTCAACCAAACTTGGAGTATGGATTTTGTAACAGATGTATTAGAGAATAAAAAAAGATTTAGAGGCTTTACTATCATAGATGATTTTAATAGAGAGGCTTTACATATAGAAGTAGATTTTTCGTTACCTAGTAATAGAATAGTTTACGTTTTAAATCATCTGTTAAAACGTAAAGGTAAACCACAAAAGATACGTATGGATAATGGTCCGGAATTTATAGCTAATTTAACCGCTACTTGGAGTGCTATGCATGAAATTGATTTTAAATATATAGAACCAGTAAAACCCACACAAAATGCTTTTATAGAACGTTTTAACGGTTCATATAGACGAGGGGTTTTAAATAAATATATTTTTGAAAACATTCATCAAGTCAGAGAGCAAACCCAGATATGGATGCACGATTACAATAATTTTAGACCGCATGATGCTTTGGACGATATGGCTCCAATCCCGTATGCGAAACAACATTGTGTCGCTGCCGCTGGGCGCATTTTAAAACAGGATTGA
- the gldG gene encoding gliding motility-associated ABC transporter substrate-binding protein GldG, with the protein MNKKLSPIAFLLFGIFIVTIISRKIYTRIDLTQDKRYTLSSTTKNSIAAIDKQLIINVYLEGDFPAEFQRLQIETRQFLEELRALNPAIYFRFINPDSHRKALVKKGMMPSQLTVEENGKLSNAIIFPWAEITYGHQTETVSLLPNSVAKTQEAQLQNAIEGLEYSFTSAIHTVVKNTKKTIAVLSGNGELEDLNLYSFLSEVGKKYRLAKFTLDSVAVAPEKTLNQLTKYDMAIIAKPTQKFTSEEKFTLDQFIVHGGKTLWMLDNVQADQDSLLVDGKMLAYPRDLNLTDLLFNYGVRVNGTLIKDLYAAKIPLATGTMGNRPQFQHLNWFFHPLVHGNPNHVITKNTAPIRLQFANPIDTLQNGVKKTPLLLSSMFTQTVGTPKIIELASIAKTPQQNAYKGGHQLFAVLLEGAFTSAYKSRVHPFTTPLFMAKGMPNKMIVIADGDVGKNQILKGKPTDLSIDKWTGEQFGNKDFLLNAVDYLLDDNGIIDLRNKAIQINHLNKQRAYNERTFWQFFNIGLPLLVLFVFGFGFNYWRKKKYS; encoded by the coding sequence ATGAATAAAAAACTATCACCTATTGCTTTCTTGCTTTTTGGAATATTCATTGTAACTATTATTAGTCGTAAAATATATACGCGTATTGATCTTACGCAAGATAAGCGTTATACTTTATCTAGCACTACTAAAAATAGTATTGCTGCTATTGATAAGCAACTGATTATTAACGTGTATTTAGAGGGAGATTTTCCTGCTGAATTCCAACGTTTACAAATAGAAACTCGTCAGTTTTTGGAAGAATTAAGAGCTCTTAACCCTGCTATTTATTTTAGGTTTATTAATCCTGATAGCCATCGAAAAGCCTTGGTTAAAAAAGGAATGATGCCTAGCCAATTAACGGTAGAGGAAAACGGAAAACTGTCTAATGCCATTATTTTTCCGTGGGCTGAAATAACATATGGGCATCAAACAGAAACGGTTTCTTTATTACCCAATTCAGTTGCTAAAACTCAAGAGGCTCAATTGCAAAATGCAATTGAAGGTTTGGAATATTCTTTTACAAGTGCGATCCATACTGTTGTGAAAAATACTAAAAAAACAATTGCTGTATTAAGTGGTAATGGCGAGCTAGAAGATCTTAATTTGTATAGCTTTTTGAGTGAGGTGGGTAAAAAGTACCGCTTGGCGAAGTTTACTTTGGATAGTGTAGCTGTTGCGCCTGAAAAAACGCTGAATCAGCTTACTAAATATGACATGGCTATTATTGCTAAGCCTACTCAAAAGTTTACTTCTGAAGAAAAATTTACCTTAGATCAGTTTATTGTACATGGCGGAAAAACACTATGGATGCTTGATAATGTGCAGGCAGATCAAGATAGTTTATTGGTGGACGGAAAAATGTTGGCATATCCTAGAGATTTAAATTTGACGGATCTTCTTTTTAATTATGGGGTTCGGGTAAATGGTACTTTGATTAAAGATTTGTATGCTGCTAAGATTCCATTAGCAACGGGTACTATGGGAAATCGGCCTCAATTTCAGCATTTAAATTGGTTTTTTCATCCTCTGGTACATGGAAATCCTAATCATGTTATTACTAAAAATACGGCGCCTATACGCTTGCAGTTTGCAAACCCGATAGATACTTTACAAAATGGTGTTAAAAAAACGCCTTTATTATTGAGTTCTATGTTCACTCAAACTGTGGGGACTCCTAAAATTATTGAGTTGGCTAGTATTGCTAAAACACCGCAACAAAATGCTTATAAGGGCGGGCATCAATTATTTGCTGTGCTTTTGGAAGGGGCTTTTACTTCTGCTTATAAAAGTAGGGTGCATCCTTTTACAACGCCTTTATTTATGGCTAAAGGTATGCCTAATAAAATGATTGTTATTGCTGATGGTGATGTTGGTAAAAATCAAATTTTAAAAGGAAAACCTACCGATTTGTCTATAGATAAATGGACGGGGGAACAGTTTGGTAATAAGGATTTTTTGTTAAATGCTGTTGATTATCTTTTGGATGATAATGGTATTATTGACTTGCGTAATAAAGCTATTCAAATTAATCACTTAAATAAACAACGTGCTTATAATGAGCGTACTTTTTGGCAATTTTTTAATATCGGATTGCCCCTTTTAGTTTTGTTTGTTTTTGGTTTTGGTTTTAATTATTGGAGAAAGAAAAAATATTCGTAA
- the cas1 gene encoding type II CRISPR-associated endonuclease Cas1, which translates to MIRKTLFFTNKCSLTTQYEQLLITTAHRKTSIPMEDIGFVVIEHQEVYISMPTISKLSDYNIAVIFCNNKHLPQSMLLNLDSHHIQQVHFKNQIAASEPLKKQLWQQIIRTKITNQAILLQKIGKGNTPLLFYAAKVLSGDSNHREAVAAAYYWKNLFDFDFKRARNGCFPNLFLNYGYTVLRAAVARALSGSGLLNTLGIHHHHKYNAFCLADDIMEPYRPLIDKKVLDIMEQFDGTFLTPSIKLALLETLTQTVYFDGKKRPLMVALSVTTSSLQQCFSGKTRKIKYPKLWI; encoded by the coding sequence ATGATTAGAAAAACCCTTTTTTTTACGAACAAATGTTCTTTGACTACTCAATATGAACAATTATTAATTACAACTGCTCATCGCAAAACATCTATTCCTATGGAAGATATTGGCTTTGTGGTTATAGAACATCAGGAGGTTTATATCAGCATGCCTACTATTTCTAAATTGAGCGATTATAATATTGCTGTTATTTTTTGTAACAATAAGCATTTGCCACAAAGTATGCTTTTAAATTTGGATAGTCATCATATACAACAGGTGCATTTTAAAAATCAAATAGCAGCTTCTGAGCCTTTAAAAAAACAATTGTGGCAGCAAATTATAAGGACTAAAATTACGAATCAAGCAATATTGTTACAAAAGATAGGCAAGGGCAATACTCCTTTGTTGTTTTATGCTGCCAAAGTGTTAAGTGGTGATAGTAATCATAGAGAAGCCGTGGCGGCGGCTTATTATTGGAAAAACTTGTTTGATTTTGATTTTAAACGGGCTCGTAATGGTTGTTTTCCTAATCTTTTTTTAAATTATGGTTATACTGTATTGCGTGCTGCTGTGGCTAGAGCGCTTTCTGGTAGTGGTTTATTAAATACTTTAGGGATTCACCATCATCATAAATACAATGCTTTTTGTTTGGCGGATGATATTATGGAACCTTACCGACCTTTAATTGATAAAAAGGTGCTGGATATTATGGAGCAATTTGATGGTACTTTTTTAACGCCTTCTATTAAATTGGCTCTTTTAGAAACGTTGACACAAACGGTTTATTTTGATGGTAAAAAGCGTCCTTTAATGGTTGCTTTATCTGTTACAACTAGCTCTTTACAGCAATGTTTTTCTGGAAAGACTAGAAAAATAAAATATCCGAAGCTATGGATTTAA